GGCAAGCATGGTCCCAAGAATATTTCCATCTTCcactatttcttctttttttgggtcattttgcCAAAAGTTGATAGCTAAAGAAAATAACGTATTGTAACATCAATGATCCACcatgaagaataaaaattagtCAGATGGAGGAAAGTTCATATATTTTAACTGGCTGTAAAAAAGAGTAATTCTTTTTACAACCAAACAGATAGATAAACTTGAGATCTCAAGTAGTGCCTTTTATTCGTTAGTTATTTAGTTCACCAAGTGTTCTCCAAAATGTCCAGGACTTCCCTCTCTTACCATGCAACATTTGCATAATAGTTACTCCGCAAATGTAAATGCATGTGAGGTGTCGAGAGTAAGAACCGgagtttaagttttcaaaaaagagcctcacacacacacttataCTATGGTCAAGTATAATTTCATCTCAAATCAAAAAACTTGCCTCTATTAATAAGAATGTGTCTTAGGCATCATTCTTCTCACATTTTGTGAATTTCACACAAAATCAGATCATTATTTGGGGTTTGGCAGACGCGCAAAGTGGCTTTCTAAAGCTCAATTCATTGCTTTGATTTACATTAGAGGTCCTTTTTCTTTCAATCAATCATGCATCAATTCATTCGTTGGTATAGCATATCCTTGAATTCCAAGTCCACAACAAATAAACATTATACTTTTCAATTGGCATATACTAACAGATTTTTATTGAAATAGTTACTAACAGCCAAGCCTCCTTACATACAACTTAAGGGAGTTAAATAGTCTTACAACAATTTCAGGTTCTTTGGAAGAACCTGCAGACCATACAAAACCTTTAAGGTTAACCTTACAGCTCAACCCCTCCCCCCTCTCCAAACCCCAGTAGAGAAGGGGGGGAAGTAAACAAAATACTAAACctgttttttggaaaaaaaaagggggggggggggggtgtttaaAAGCCTAATATACTCgaagataaaatttaaattcacagACTTTACGACAACACTATAAATTTACAAACATTTATTCAACACCACGTGCTGAGCAGAAAACTGAATTTTATACAACACAAAACCATTCTGAAATCAAGAGATATTCAAGAACCAAAACTCTTTAGGTCTCTAATAATTAAGAAGCAATAAAGTAGGTCCTCAACTGACTTGAACATCTCCATTTTCCTGTGCCTCCTTGACTTTCTTTTCAtattcatcttcttcctcctcctcagctGCAGCATCTTCTTCCTTAGCAtcaccatcttcttctcctcccCAGCCAAAGCCTCCAACCGATCGGGAAGCTGGTGGAGGAATTCTGGCCTCTTCAACAATTTTTGTTATATCTTGAACACTTTGGATGGAAAAGCTTGGATTTTCTTTCTTGTTGTACATTGCTTGAGCTGGTTCTGTTAGTTCCCTTGGCAAGTTCTTCAGAAACCATGGGTGGCTCTTGATTTCTTTAATGGTGATCCtctgaaaagaagaagaaaagaaaaaataaaaagaaagaaagcaaacatgatataaagtataaaccatAATCTCTCAATATATTTATCATAAATGATGAATGACATCAACATGGGCGACAGGGCACTTCATCAATAACAGTAAATCGATCAAGAACATGGACCAAATAAAACAGTTATTCCCACATAGGAGCCATGTCTATCTCTTACTCCTGTTAGACAACAATATCTCTCCTATACTCCATAAAACAGGTCCTACACACCATACTTGTGCCTGTTGAGTTATATaacttcttaaaaaagaaaaactgagcatcttttaaaaaaaaaagattagatgCACACTGTGCACTTCAAATGATCTTGGATTATTCGTAGTATAGTTTGATCAAATGGAACAGCCACATGCTTGTCTCTAAAGAAATACCGAAAAGGCACAATACAAGCAGTAGTCAATTAGGTTAATTAGTATCTTATTTAATATCCTATAGTCAAgggtaattttgtaattcaacaaatGGATTAAACCAAGTCATTTAGAATTAGGTTTCCTTAGTCAACTAGAATTGGGATTCGGGCATGGTCTATATGGGCACAGCATTGTACTCCTATGGAGGAAGGAAGTTCACAGTTTGCTTGTTTCTCTTGGAATTATTTCCTAGGTGCTGATTCCTAGGTTTTCTATCCTGTTAGGTACTAACTCCAAGCAAccttaggtgctgactcctaggttattcttattgttgtttaattttttcacGTTGCATAAAGTTTTGGTTTTGTCTTATGTCAGAGGGAGAAATGTTTCTGTTCCTAGAAGGCCAgaatttttcaagaaactaaaatctcaaattttctcaATACATTTCAGATTTATTTTAAGGGGGGAAAAAGCAGCGTTTGAGAACAAGTATGAATACAAAATAGTTTGATGTCATTCATGTCTTTCCAACTAAGTAGATCACATTTCTTAGCAAAGATCAGCAACTCAGTCTCATACGTACCCTTGAAGGACTTGCAACAAAAATGCGCGAAAGGAGATGTTTACATTCTTGAGATATGTGAACATAGTCTGGAATCTTGTATTGAACAGCCATTATTCGCTGCATAAGAATGATAAAGGAAGCTATTCAACTGCTAAAATAAGAAACTTATAAATATTAAGGACGGCCAAAATGAAGATATATTACATTAATGGTTTTCCTGAAATTCTTAGGGTCTGCTGGATCTTCAAATGGGTATGCTCCCACCAGCATAACATACAGAGTCACTCCACATGACCATACATCTGCCAACtgaataaacaaaaagaaaaattatatatgaccAGCAAAGCAAATGATATTATATCCTTTgcacacacaaaataaataaacaaagataCTTGTCAAACAAGAGAGCAGAACATAGTTTAACAACTTTTTGTACTTCACAGGCTGGagaagagtttgaatgtttgccTTCTGAAAGTATCTAATATGTGAGTGGGCTTTGTAGTGACTAAAGCAAATATTTGATGACAAAAAGGATGGCCTTAATTGATCCATAACTATGGTGggatatttttctattaaaaatttaaaatcggCAATTTCTATAACACATTGACAGGCAAAACTATATGCCAGAAACAAGAGAAGTAAACATAGAAAGGATCACATATGAACATGCTCCACCAGCCCGCCAGGGGGGCTTAAAGGAGACACAAATGGAATAGGTGGGGGAAGGGATGCCAAGGGGCAAACCTCATTGTGTACTCTGCTATTGCCTTTTCATTGAAATACACAAAGATCATGACCATAGTCCTTAATGCTTTTAACCATAAGCATTATTATTTGTTGCTTCATATGAGTGGTGCCCACCTCTTCTGAAAAAATCAAAGTTCTGGGGGCAATAGGTGATTTATAATGTACTTAAACAAGAGCATGGGCAAGCAGAAACTCAATGGCTAAGATGATCAGCACAAGGCTCATGCATCAGGTCTTCAAAGCAGAATGTAATCTGGATATGATATGGAGCAAGTTTGAAGGAAAATGGTTCATCTGAAAGGTTGATGGGAAACAGAATTTGCCAAATGTAAATGTTTATCATGCTAATCTGCAGCATACCAATAAATTCCTTATAGATAAATACTAATGTAGTCAGCAAAGTACCTCAATTATCAAATTTACCAATTCTTTCATATAATCATTCTCCAAAAATGCTGAAGTGTACACAACTGCATTTTGTttgcttatttattttgatggaaTGTAGACAAGACTGCACAAGCTTTAGCGTTATGGTGCTGAAATATTCAGCCTTGTTCAAGAGGTTACTAGTTGGTGAAATCtgtataaataatttattttaactgAAAATAGTGCCAGGAGAAATTAACTTGTATAATTATTACTTTCCTTATTGGGTCAAGGGCATCTGCAGATAGCCAAAAGTACATTATAACGgtttttttatgctttggttACAGGGCTAAAGTAACCGGGTATTGGGTTCCTTTAGGGTTTTGGGCTGACTATAACCAAAGAAAGAGCATGACATATATCTCACAACTTCCATTGTATTCTTTCAGGTTTTGACTCATCAACCTAGTGTAAATCCCAGTCCTTAAAACACCATTCTGgctcaataaataataaatttttataagtttaaaGGGAAACTTTTCAACTCATAACCACGCATTGTTATTCAATTAGAATGCATAAATCATCTAAAGACAAAGTAAATCCAAATCTGACTTAttaacagaaaaataaataaaaacgaGGCATGCAACTAGGGTTAATGCACAATGTAAGGGGACAACAAACCTTGCCATCATACTCTCTCCGAGAAAGAACCTCAGGTGCAATATATGCTGGAGTTCCGACAGTTGACTTGGGTCTTGAATGCAGCAGAGATGACTGCACAAATAAACTAatcagaggaaaaaaatttcacatataCCCGAGAGAAAAACTTCCCATACCAAGTTGAATCTGAAATTAAACCTTTGaataaccaaaatcacaaatctTCAGACGTGGAGCTGGGCTTCCATCCAATAAGGTGTTCTCCAGCTTCAAATCTCTATGGCATATTTGCTTCAGGACAAAGTAAATTAAGGGAAAAGTCAAAACCAAGCAGAGAAAGGAAACAGAAATAACTCTAAATATCTTTGTATTTATTACCATAGAGTGACAGTAGAAAACTCCTGATATAAGCTGCTGGAAAAAATATCTGGCCTGATAAGatgcaaaagaaaatacatGAATCTTATTCATAGTATTGAAACTAAAGgggaatatttttatattcttttcctACACATTCTCAGCAAACAAGCATGATACTACAAACCCACAATCACAAAACCAGAAATTTACAAAGATGGAGCTTGCTATCAGTCAAGAAAAATGATCAAACCTCATCTTCACTAAACCTTCCAGCAGAGCAAATTCGCTCAAATAGCTCTCCACCCGCAGCATACTCCATCACGATGGCAAGATGGGTCGGAGTCAAAACCAcctacaaattcaaaaaaacccCCCAAATTTCACCACTGAAAATAATTATGATAGAATCCAAACTTATCCTACATACtcaaacaaaacccatatatatacatatatataaatatatatatatatatatatatatttatatatttattcataaaAAGCAAAAGTGTAACAAGCAGACAAACCTCCTTGAATCGAATTATGTTGGGATGGCGAAGGGATCTGTGATTTATGATTTCTCTAGCCACATTCTCATCAATCTACAACCaaacaagcaaataaaacaACCAATCAGAAGCTAtacaaacacatacacacacatatacagtGAAATTATacgacaacaacaacatcaaccaAGCATTAGTCCCAAGACTTTTTGGGATCGGCTATGATCCTCAATAGACTAGTCAGGGTCAGCCACATGTATTATAGGGTGGATCTATTCATAATAGAGTGGCCGTCAACCTATCGCAACCCTCCTCTTTTTCCGAGCCATAAACAAAATACATGACACTAAACACATACGCACACAAGTGGAGTTATATTGGGTTGTTCCTTTTGCTCTAAAAAACCAAACTAatgcaaaagcaaaaaaatcaagaattttGAGGCAAAATCTAACATgggtattttatatttttcaattttatgaattggtaaaaaaaaaaaaaaaaaaaaaaagcacgtACCTTGTGACCACGCTCGATGTATTTCATGGCAACGAGTTCTTTGGTCTCTTTGTTCCTCATGAGCCTAGCCACCCCGAAATTCCCAGCACCTATATCCTTCACAAGCTCGtacttttccattttttttttttctccctcttctATCAAACCCAGTGATTATAATTGTATTCACAAACCCTAATTTCAATTttggactttaaaaaaaaaaaaaaaaaaaaattgaggctTAATTCATGGTTTTCAGCTCAAGAAGAAGATTGGGTGGCAATGGTGTTTGATTTTAGAGACTAAAATTAATTTGGgaatataagagagagagagatagagagtggGGATTAGAAGCGAGGCGAAGCAAAGCAaagaatcagagagagagagagagagattcgaAACTGTAATTGTGTGTGTAATGTTTTTAAGGTGTCCTTAAGTAAGAACTGTATTATGTATATGTATAGGACAACAAATACTAATAAGAAACAACCTCGGAGAGAGAGATGGAGCGTGTAAAACACGCGGAATAGAGAGATGGGGGAACACGCGCCTAGCGGATTATCTGGACGTTAAATGCGGAGCACGCGCCTATCGGCGGGTGATTATCATAATGCTAATAAGGGATTGCCCAATATATTATTAGTACTTTtattttgattctcaaaaaaaaaaaatatatatatatatatttgattctcaaaactaaaaatatatatattccttcgggtaccataaaaaattattagtgaGTGATTTGTGTAATGTGTAATGATATTTAATAGAATGTGatccctttttttgttttattttttctaagtaTGGAGTTTGATAACTATTCGAGTATTGATAGTTATTGATAAGTATTGTAGGTGCACAATTTGGagcccaaacccctattttgtaAGTCTTGGTCCAAATAAcacaacacaatgaattttttgtagagtatggatCAAAGAACTAGATTTTAATAAGTTAAACGGGATATTGCATGGAATAAAGTAACAcatcaacaataacaaaaaccaTTATATTGAAAAATCACACGATCTGATAGGGCTAAAAACTTAATTTGCGTATACAGATCAATGCAGTGAGGTTCCTTTGCATGTTACagtactctctcctctcttttttctccctttctccCTTTCTCCCTTTCTTATGGGGGCTTTTACACATTATATAGGTCTTTTCTTATCATCTgagctttacacttgttgatcatccaaacctcCACTTGAgcatctgtcccatcagacacctctttaagttctttgtgagttgcggtagccatggtagcactgttcaagggtcttctccacattaatgtggtcaggaaagtagctgtagtgcattcaatgtggtggtgacagcttttacttagatattttgtatttccttccttttcacGTATTTAGGGGATGGGCTCTAATGGCTTGGATGCCCTTTCACTCCGAATTTTcagtgtccgaggagaaattcctcctcggacctgttttctttatttccagTGATATGTTTAACATGGATTGCTTAAGCCACGTTAACTCCTCGGATGAGCTGGTGTTTTCGGACAGGTCCAAGGCCTAACCTGTTACTTTGGGCCATAGTCCCCACAAGTatctatatttattataattgctTTTgtgtatataattatttattgttactatatataaaaaatacgatgtaacaatattttaatagattGTATAATGGtaagaacaaagtttagttacaaaattggtcgTAACATAAGGTTACGaatttacttaataaaataaatattactacatattttgaaaatttaaccgctgaattacatattctttaCACTCTAAATATACATGTCAAAATTTgtgtcaattagatattatttattttataatctataagtttatattttatgcataattttaaactacaaaaacttgcaatttaaacaatttattgatgacataactattgatctttaatttttttataaattttgcaagtatgaaggatataagaacaAGATGTAATCAAAtgatggatttatcaaaatttacttccactaaaaaaatattgggtaGGTTTGTAACCTTaggttacaatcaattttgtagttaaactttaaCTTaatggtaaagtctctgatgattgaataagagatctagggtttcATTCCCACCTATACAAAAAaccgattgatgtcttggtttgatgataaagagctattaatATCATCAGGAGtagacgtcataggttgaaactctaaaaaaattatttttagaacatttaaacataattaatatatatatatatatatattatattagaatAATGACATAAAAAATGTGAGGATTTTAAAAAAGTGTATTACAATTTAAAAggtatttttataaaatttaaactcaattaatatatatatataatattagaataatgaCTTAAAAAATGTGAGGTTTTGAAAACTTGTGTGACAAATTagaggaaatttaaaaaaaaaaatcattttatattatattagttGGTATTTACTATTAAGTAACCCATGTACATTAAGAtttaatcaagtttttttttttctctattatattttttgtctaaatataaaattgtatttatgatagttattaattGACATTTGTTataactattatttttttttttgaagaacaatTGTTATAACAATTATGTTTGTATATAAAACTATTTATTGTACCAATTAAAGAAAtgatatcaaaatattttaatagagTGTTTAAATAAAGGATGTAagcttctaaaaaaataaaatttaaactcaattaaaaatatattatattataataatcatataaaaattataaaacctctaaaacttatgtaataaaatattaagaagttaatcaaaagttaaatattttgaatttttatatatctcgtatctttttcagttttttttttttgtctatatataattgcattttttatttcatttatatatttattataggGAGAGAGGCTATAGATATGGACATAAATTACAATACGATGTATTATTATATTCCATTATCAATGGTCACATTTCATCCTATAATAAGTGTCAAAGTGTACGGTTTCATAGGTGGGTCTGTagcttcaaaaaataattttgggagAAAGTACGGcttcataataataattttattattaagcGACAAATTACACATTACAAGATATCATTATTATGTTGGTtccaattaatttaattagtaaaattctgatgattgaataagagatccgAAATTTATGATATGTTTGGTAG
This DNA window, taken from Quercus robur chromosome 2, dhQueRobu3.1, whole genome shotgun sequence, encodes the following:
- the LOC126715904 gene encoding serine/threonine-protein kinase SRK2A-like isoform X1 gives rise to the protein MEKYELVKDIGAGNFGVARLMRNKETKELVAMKYIERGHKIDENVAREIINHRSLRHPNIIRFKEVVLTPTHLAIVMEYAAGGELFERICSAGRFSEDEARYFFQQLISGVFYCHSMVINTKIFRVISVSFLCLVLTFPLIYFVLKQICHRDLKLENTLLDGSPAPRLKICDFGYSKSSLLHSRPKSTVGTPAYIAPEVLSRREYDGKLADVWSCGVTLYVMLVGAYPFEDPADPKNFRKTINRIMAVQYKIPDYVHISQECKHLLSRIFVASPSRRITIKEIKSHPWFLKNLPRELTEPAQAMYNKKENPSFSIQSVQDITKIVEEARIPPPASRSVGGFGWGGEEDGDAKEEDAAAEEEEEDEYEKKVKEAQENGDVQVS
- the LOC126715904 gene encoding serine/threonine-protein kinase SRK2A-like isoform X2 translates to MEKYELVKDIGAGNFGVARLMRNKETKELVAMKYIERGHKIDENVAREIINHRSLRHPNIIRFKEVVLTPTHLAIVMEYAAGGELFERICSAGRFSEDEARYFFQQLISGVFYCHSMQICHRDLKLENTLLDGSPAPRLKICDFGYSKSSLLHSRPKSTVGTPAYIAPEVLSRREYDGKLADVWSCGVTLYVMLVGAYPFEDPADPKNFRKTINRIMAVQYKIPDYVHISQECKHLLSRIFVASPSRRITIKEIKSHPWFLKNLPRELTEPAQAMYNKKENPSFSIQSVQDITKIVEEARIPPPASRSVGGFGWGGEEDGDAKEEDAAAEEEEEDEYEKKVKEAQENGDVQVS